In Nicotiana tabacum cultivar K326 chromosome 19, ASM71507v2, whole genome shotgun sequence, one DNA window encodes the following:
- the LOC107796275 gene encoding tetraketide alpha-pyrone reductase 2, producing MVEYCVTGGTGFIAAYLIKALLQKGHIVRTTVRDPENVEKVGFLWELEGAKERLKIMKADLLVEGSFDNAIQGVDGVFHTASPVSVPYDDNVEKTLIDPSVKGTLNVLNSCKKATKLKRLVLTSSCSSIRYRDDAQQVSPLNESHWSDLQYCQRYNLWYPYAKTIAEKEAWRVAKECGIDLVVVNPSFVLGPLLAPQPTSTLLIILAIVKGLLGEYPNKRLGFVHIEDVVTAHILVMEEQKASGRYICSNSVQHMSQIIDMLRTKYPSYPFENKCSSQEGEDMPHSMDTSKITELGLPPLKTLTQMFDDCIKSFQKKGFL from the exons atggtAGAATATTGTGTAACAGGAGGTACAGGTTTTATTGCGGCTTACCTTATTAAGGCCCTACTACAAAAGGGTCATATTGTAAGAACCACTGTTCGTGATCCAG AAAATGTAGAAAAAGTGGGATTCTTGTGGGAGCTAGAGGGTGCTAAAGAGAGGCTCAAGATTATGAAAGCTGATCTTTTAGTTGAAGGTAGCTTTGACAATGCTATTCAGGGAGTTGATGGAGTCTTTCATACTGCTTCACCTGTATCTGTCCCTTACGATGACAATGTTGAG aaaacACTGATTGACCCAAGCGTAAAGGGTACTTTGAATGTCCTGAATTCATGCAAAAAAGCAACCAAGTTGAAGAGGCTTGTGTTGACATCATCTTGCTCTTCAATCAGATACAGAGATGATGCCCAACAAGTTTCCCCTCTCAATGAATCCCACTGGAGTGACCTTCAATATTGCCAAAGATACAAT CTATGGTATCCTTATGCTAAGACTATAGCAGAAAAAGAAGCGTGGAGAGTAGCTAAGGAATGTGGTATCGATTTGGTGGTGGTAAATCCATCCTTCGTTTTGGGTCCTTTGCTTGCTCCTCAGCCCACCAGTACATTGCTAATCATATTGGCTATAGTTAAAG GTTTGCTTGGAGAGTATCCCAACAAAAGGTTGGGGTTTGTTCACATTGAGGATGTTGTGACAGCTCATATATTAGTTATGGAGGAGCAAAAAGCTTCAGGTAGATACATATGTTCAAACTCAGTGCAACACATGTCACAGATCATTGACATGTTAAGGACTAAGTATCCATCTTATCCTTTTGAGAACAA gtgtagcagccaagaaggagaaGACATGCCACATAGTATGGATACCAGCAAGATAACTGAATTGGGGCTCCCTCCTCTAAAGACTCTCACTCAAATGTTTGATGACTGCATTAAGAGTTTCCAAAAAAAGGGATTCCTATGA
- the LOC107796274 gene encoding squamosa promoter-binding-like protein 1 isoform X2 has product MEASVGERYYHMGGPDLRGLGKRSLEWDVTDWKWDGDLFIATPLRQNPSNNYQSRQFFPVETGNLVASSNSSSSCSDETNHGIEQQRRELEKRRRVIVVDENESGGTLSLKLGGQVEPVAEKRTKLAAAQPVTSTPTTTRAVCQVDDCGTDLSKAKDYHRRHKVCEMHSKASRALVGNVMQRFCQQCSRFHALQEFDEGKRSCRRRLAGHNKRRRKTQSESVVNNNSSNDGQASGYSLMSLLKMLSNMHSNGTNHTEDQDLLAHLLRSIAGQGSLNGDKSLSGLLQESSSMLNNRSILRNPELASLISNGSQVPPRAKEHQFTNSAAEIPQKRLDAHDVRLEDARTASSQSPGILFPPTQSNSQAYAPGRGSTTGRSKLIDFDLNDVYVDSDDNVEDIDRSPGQCPSWLQQDSHQSSPPQTSGNSDSASAQSPSSSSGDTQTRTDRIVFKLFGKDPSDFPFVVRAQILDWLSHSPTEIESYIRPGCVVLTVYLRLPESAWEELCYDLNSSLSRLLDVHGDDSFWTKGWIYISVQDQIAFVCDGQVLLDMSLPSGSDEHSTILSVRPIAVPVSGRAQFLVKGYNLSKPSTRLLCALESNYLVPEANNEVEEHVDGIDKDDNLQSLNFTCSVPAVSGRGFIEVEDHGLSNSFFPFIVAEEDVCSEIRMLESELDLTSANYVKGQINNMEARNQAMDFIHELGWLLHRNNLKARLEHFGPDAVLYPLKRFKWLIDFCVDHEWCAVVKKLLNVLLDGTVGAGDSSFLKFALTEMGLLHRAVRRNSRPLVELLLTYTPEKVADELSSEYQSLVGVDGEFLFRPDCVGPAGLTPLHVAAGIDGSEDVLDALTDDPGKVAIEAWKNTRDSTGFTPEDYARLRGHYSYIHLVQRKISKKATSGHIVVDIPIVPSVENSNQKEEFATTSLEISMTERRPISRPCGLCHKKLAYGSRSRSLLYRPAMFSMVAMAAVCVCVALLFRGSPEVLYIFRPFRWEMVDFGTS; this is encoded by the exons ATGGAAGCGAGTGTGGGAGAGCGTTATTACCATATGGGAGGACCGGATCTGCGAGGATTAGGGAAGAGGAGCTTAGAGTGGGATGTAACTGATTGGAAATGGGACGGAGATCTTTTTATTGCGACTCCTCTTCGTCAAAACCCTTCTAATAATTACCAAAGCAGGCAGTTTTTTCCAGTCGAAACTGGGAATCTGGTGGCTTCATCCAACAGTTCATCTTCCTGTTCAGATGAAACAAATCACGGGATAGAACAACAACGGAGGGAATTGGAGAAAAGGAGGAGGGTGATTGTTGTTGATGAAAACGAATCCGGTGGGACCCTTTCGTTGAAGCTTGGTGGACAAGTTGAGCCTGTAGCTGAAAAGAGGACAAAATTGGCTGCTGCACAACCTGTTACTTCTACTCCTACTACTACCAGAGCTGTATGTCAGGTTGATGATTGTGGGACCGATCTAAGTAAGGCTAAAGACTACCATAGGCGGCATAAAGTCTGTGAGATGCACTCCAAAGCTAGTAGAGCTCTCGTTGGGAATGTTATGCAGCGTTTCTGCCAGCAGTGCAGCAG GTTTCATGCACTTCAAGAGTTTGATGAAGGAAAGCGAAGTTGTCGTCGACGCCTAGCAGGGCATAATAAAAGGAGGAGAAAGACACAATCAGAATCTGTAGTGAACAACAATTCATCGAATGATGGACAGGCTAGTGGTTATTCCTTGATGAGCCTGCTAAAGATGCTCTCCAATATGCACT CCAACGGAACTAACCACACTGAAGATCAGGACCTTTTGGCTCATCTACTAAGAAGCATTGCCGGCCAGGGTTCGTTGAATGGGGATAAAAGCTTATCTGGACTTCTGCAAGAATCTTCAAGCATGCTGAACAATAGGTCAATCCTTCGAAATCCAGAATTAGCTTCCTTGATCTCAAATGGTTCACAAGTACCTCCTAGAGCCAAAGAACATCAGTTCACTAATTCGGCAGCTGAGATACCTCAGAAAAGGTTAGATGCACATGACGTCAGGCTTGAAGATGCGCGGACGGCTTCTTCTCAAAGCCCAGGCATTTTGTTTCCCCCAACTCAAAGTAATTCTCAAGCTTATGCACCAGGCAGGGGAAGTACCACTGGCAGGAGCAAGTTGATTGACTTCGATTTGAATGATGTTTATGTTGATTCGGATGACAATGTGGAAGATATAGATAGATCTCCTGGGCAGTGTCCATCTTGGTTACAACAGGACTCTCACCAGTCAAGTCCACCTCAAACAAGTGGTAATTCAGATTCCGCTTCTGCCCAGTCACCTTCCAGTTCCAGTGGTGACACTCAG ACACGCACGGATCGGATTGTTTTTAAACTATTCGGGAAAGATCCTAGTGATTTTCCATTTGTCGTACGAGCTCAG ATTCTTGACTGGTTATCTCACAGTCCTACTGAGATTGAGAGCTACATTAGGCCTGGTTGTGTTGTGTTAACAGTATATCTGCGGCTTCCCGAGTCTGCATGGGAGGAG CTTTGTTATGATCTGAACTCCAGTTTGAGTAGGCTTTTGGATGTCCATGGTGATGATAGTTTCTGGACAAAAGGATGGATTTACATTAGCGTGCAGGACCAAATCGCATTTGTGTGTGATG GGCAGGTTCTTTTGGATATGTCCTTGCCCTCTGGGAGTGATGAGCACAGTACAATTTTAAGTGTCAGACCAATAGCTGTGCCAGTATCTGGGAGAGCTCAATTTTTAGTCAAAGGCTATAATTTGTCAAAGCCATCCACAAG GTTACTTTGTGCTTTAGAAAGTAATTACCTGGTTCCAGAAGCTAATAATGAGGTAGAAGAACATGTTGATGGCATTGACAAGGATGATAATCTCCAATCCCTTAATTTCACATGTTCAGTTCCAGCAGTTAGTGGAAGAGGATTTATTGAG GTTGAAGATCATGGACTCAGCAATAGCTTCTTCCCTTTCATAGTTGCAGAGGAAGATGTTTGCTCTGAGATCCGTATGCTTGAGAGTGAACTAGACTTGACTTCAGCTAATTATGTCAAGGGACAGATAAATAATATGGAAGCAAGAAATCAAGCCATGGATTTTATTCATGAACTGGGTTGGCTGCTTCATAGAAATAATTTGAAGGCTAGATTAGAGCATTTTGGTCCTGATGCTGTTCTCTATCCTTTGAAGCGGTTCAAGTGGCTTATTGATTTCTGCGTAGACCATGAATGGTGTGCAGTAGTTAAGAAACTGTTGAACGTTCTTCTTGATGGAACTGTGGGTGCGGGAGACAGTTCTTTCTTGAAATTTGCTCTCACTGAGATGGGTCTTCTGCATAGAGCTGTGCGTAGGAATTCTAGGCCTCTGGTGGAATTGCTATTAACATATACTCCAGAGAAAGTAGCAGATGAACTAAGTTCTGAATACCAATCCCTGGTTGGGGTTGACGGGGAATTCTTGTTTAGACCTGATTGTGTAGGGCCTGCAGGTTTGACACCGCTTCATGTTGCAGCTGGCATagatggatctgaagatgtactaGATGCATTGACAGATGATCCTGGAAAG GTGGCAATTGAAGCTTGGAAGAATACTCGTGATAGCACAGGTTTCACACCAGAAGATTATGCACGCTTGCGAGGACATTATTCTTACATTCACCTGGTGCAGAGGAAGATTAGCAAGAAAGCAACCAGCGGACATATAGTGGTTGATATTCCTATTGTTCCATCTGTTGAGAACAGCAACCAGAAAGAAGAGTTTGCAACCACCAGCTTAGAGATATCAATGACTGAGAGGAGACCCATTTCTCGGCCCTGCGGACTATGTCATAAGAAGCTGGCTTATGGTAGTCGGAGCCGATCCCTATTGTACAGGCCTGCGATGTTCTCGATGGTGGCCATGGCGGCCGTATGTGTTTGCGTTGCTCTTCTATTCAGGGGCTCGCCGGAAGTTCTGTACATTTTCCGTCCATTTAGGTGGGAAATGGTGGACTTTGGAACAAGCTGA
- the LOC107796274 gene encoding squamosa promoter-binding-like protein 1 isoform X1 yields the protein MEASVGERYYHMGGPDLRGLGKRSLEWDVTDWKWDGDLFIATPLRQNPSNNYQSRQFFPVETGNLVASSNSSSSCSDETNHGIEQQRRELEKRRRVIVVDENESGGTLSLKLGGQVEPVAEKRTKLAAAQPVTSTPTTTRAVCQVDDCGTDLSKAKDYHRRHKVCEMHSKASRALVGNVMQRFCQQCSRFHALQEFDEGKRSCRRRLAGHNKRRRKTQSESVVNNNSSNDGQASGYSLMSLLKMLSNMHSANGTNHTEDQDLLAHLLRSIAGQGSLNGDKSLSGLLQESSSMLNNRSILRNPELASLISNGSQVPPRAKEHQFTNSAAEIPQKRLDAHDVRLEDARTASSQSPGILFPPTQSNSQAYAPGRGSTTGRSKLIDFDLNDVYVDSDDNVEDIDRSPGQCPSWLQQDSHQSSPPQTSGNSDSASAQSPSSSSGDTQTRTDRIVFKLFGKDPSDFPFVVRAQILDWLSHSPTEIESYIRPGCVVLTVYLRLPESAWEELCYDLNSSLSRLLDVHGDDSFWTKGWIYISVQDQIAFVCDGQVLLDMSLPSGSDEHSTILSVRPIAVPVSGRAQFLVKGYNLSKPSTRLLCALESNYLVPEANNEVEEHVDGIDKDDNLQSLNFTCSVPAVSGRGFIEVEDHGLSNSFFPFIVAEEDVCSEIRMLESELDLTSANYVKGQINNMEARNQAMDFIHELGWLLHRNNLKARLEHFGPDAVLYPLKRFKWLIDFCVDHEWCAVVKKLLNVLLDGTVGAGDSSFLKFALTEMGLLHRAVRRNSRPLVELLLTYTPEKVADELSSEYQSLVGVDGEFLFRPDCVGPAGLTPLHVAAGIDGSEDVLDALTDDPGKVAIEAWKNTRDSTGFTPEDYARLRGHYSYIHLVQRKISKKATSGHIVVDIPIVPSVENSNQKEEFATTSLEISMTERRPISRPCGLCHKKLAYGSRSRSLLYRPAMFSMVAMAAVCVCVALLFRGSPEVLYIFRPFRWEMVDFGTS from the exons ATGGAAGCGAGTGTGGGAGAGCGTTATTACCATATGGGAGGACCGGATCTGCGAGGATTAGGGAAGAGGAGCTTAGAGTGGGATGTAACTGATTGGAAATGGGACGGAGATCTTTTTATTGCGACTCCTCTTCGTCAAAACCCTTCTAATAATTACCAAAGCAGGCAGTTTTTTCCAGTCGAAACTGGGAATCTGGTGGCTTCATCCAACAGTTCATCTTCCTGTTCAGATGAAACAAATCACGGGATAGAACAACAACGGAGGGAATTGGAGAAAAGGAGGAGGGTGATTGTTGTTGATGAAAACGAATCCGGTGGGACCCTTTCGTTGAAGCTTGGTGGACAAGTTGAGCCTGTAGCTGAAAAGAGGACAAAATTGGCTGCTGCACAACCTGTTACTTCTACTCCTACTACTACCAGAGCTGTATGTCAGGTTGATGATTGTGGGACCGATCTAAGTAAGGCTAAAGACTACCATAGGCGGCATAAAGTCTGTGAGATGCACTCCAAAGCTAGTAGAGCTCTCGTTGGGAATGTTATGCAGCGTTTCTGCCAGCAGTGCAGCAG GTTTCATGCACTTCAAGAGTTTGATGAAGGAAAGCGAAGTTGTCGTCGACGCCTAGCAGGGCATAATAAAAGGAGGAGAAAGACACAATCAGAATCTGTAGTGAACAACAATTCATCGAATGATGGACAGGCTAGTGGTTATTCCTTGATGAGCCTGCTAAAGATGCTCTCCAATATGCACT CAGCCAACGGAACTAACCACACTGAAGATCAGGACCTTTTGGCTCATCTACTAAGAAGCATTGCCGGCCAGGGTTCGTTGAATGGGGATAAAAGCTTATCTGGACTTCTGCAAGAATCTTCAAGCATGCTGAACAATAGGTCAATCCTTCGAAATCCAGAATTAGCTTCCTTGATCTCAAATGGTTCACAAGTACCTCCTAGAGCCAAAGAACATCAGTTCACTAATTCGGCAGCTGAGATACCTCAGAAAAGGTTAGATGCACATGACGTCAGGCTTGAAGATGCGCGGACGGCTTCTTCTCAAAGCCCAGGCATTTTGTTTCCCCCAACTCAAAGTAATTCTCAAGCTTATGCACCAGGCAGGGGAAGTACCACTGGCAGGAGCAAGTTGATTGACTTCGATTTGAATGATGTTTATGTTGATTCGGATGACAATGTGGAAGATATAGATAGATCTCCTGGGCAGTGTCCATCTTGGTTACAACAGGACTCTCACCAGTCAAGTCCACCTCAAACAAGTGGTAATTCAGATTCCGCTTCTGCCCAGTCACCTTCCAGTTCCAGTGGTGACACTCAG ACACGCACGGATCGGATTGTTTTTAAACTATTCGGGAAAGATCCTAGTGATTTTCCATTTGTCGTACGAGCTCAG ATTCTTGACTGGTTATCTCACAGTCCTACTGAGATTGAGAGCTACATTAGGCCTGGTTGTGTTGTGTTAACAGTATATCTGCGGCTTCCCGAGTCTGCATGGGAGGAG CTTTGTTATGATCTGAACTCCAGTTTGAGTAGGCTTTTGGATGTCCATGGTGATGATAGTTTCTGGACAAAAGGATGGATTTACATTAGCGTGCAGGACCAAATCGCATTTGTGTGTGATG GGCAGGTTCTTTTGGATATGTCCTTGCCCTCTGGGAGTGATGAGCACAGTACAATTTTAAGTGTCAGACCAATAGCTGTGCCAGTATCTGGGAGAGCTCAATTTTTAGTCAAAGGCTATAATTTGTCAAAGCCATCCACAAG GTTACTTTGTGCTTTAGAAAGTAATTACCTGGTTCCAGAAGCTAATAATGAGGTAGAAGAACATGTTGATGGCATTGACAAGGATGATAATCTCCAATCCCTTAATTTCACATGTTCAGTTCCAGCAGTTAGTGGAAGAGGATTTATTGAG GTTGAAGATCATGGACTCAGCAATAGCTTCTTCCCTTTCATAGTTGCAGAGGAAGATGTTTGCTCTGAGATCCGTATGCTTGAGAGTGAACTAGACTTGACTTCAGCTAATTATGTCAAGGGACAGATAAATAATATGGAAGCAAGAAATCAAGCCATGGATTTTATTCATGAACTGGGTTGGCTGCTTCATAGAAATAATTTGAAGGCTAGATTAGAGCATTTTGGTCCTGATGCTGTTCTCTATCCTTTGAAGCGGTTCAAGTGGCTTATTGATTTCTGCGTAGACCATGAATGGTGTGCAGTAGTTAAGAAACTGTTGAACGTTCTTCTTGATGGAACTGTGGGTGCGGGAGACAGTTCTTTCTTGAAATTTGCTCTCACTGAGATGGGTCTTCTGCATAGAGCTGTGCGTAGGAATTCTAGGCCTCTGGTGGAATTGCTATTAACATATACTCCAGAGAAAGTAGCAGATGAACTAAGTTCTGAATACCAATCCCTGGTTGGGGTTGACGGGGAATTCTTGTTTAGACCTGATTGTGTAGGGCCTGCAGGTTTGACACCGCTTCATGTTGCAGCTGGCATagatggatctgaagatgtactaGATGCATTGACAGATGATCCTGGAAAG GTGGCAATTGAAGCTTGGAAGAATACTCGTGATAGCACAGGTTTCACACCAGAAGATTATGCACGCTTGCGAGGACATTATTCTTACATTCACCTGGTGCAGAGGAAGATTAGCAAGAAAGCAACCAGCGGACATATAGTGGTTGATATTCCTATTGTTCCATCTGTTGAGAACAGCAACCAGAAAGAAGAGTTTGCAACCACCAGCTTAGAGATATCAATGACTGAGAGGAGACCCATTTCTCGGCCCTGCGGACTATGTCATAAGAAGCTGGCTTATGGTAGTCGGAGCCGATCCCTATTGTACAGGCCTGCGATGTTCTCGATGGTGGCCATGGCGGCCGTATGTGTTTGCGTTGCTCTTCTATTCAGGGGCTCGCCGGAAGTTCTGTACATTTTCCGTCCATTTAGGTGGGAAATGGTGGACTTTGGAACAAGCTGA